GCGGCCGGTTGCGAAAACGGCGAAGCTCGACGCCACGGGAATCTTGCCGGTGGTAGCCAGGCCCGCCGCCATGGAGATCATGTTCGCCTCGGCAATGCCCGTCTGGATGAATCGCTCCGGAAACTCTTTACGGAAGAGATTCATGTTCAGCGACCCGGTCAGGTCGGCGCAGAGAGCGACAACCGAAGGGTTTGCGCGGCCAGCTTCGAGCAACGCCTCGCCAAATCCGGTGCGGGTAGCCTTGTTGCCCCGTGAAGAATACTTCGCAGTCTCCTCGATGGTAATTTTCTCTCCCATTAATGACAGAATACCTTAAATTTGAAAAAAGTTATGCGGGACCTGAGTGTCCGCCGGGTTAACCCCGCCATTGATATTGAGTTGCGCCCACAAAGCCCAGTCAGATGACAAAAGTTGAATATAAGCATACGCATATAGCGGCAAAAAAAAAATTAGGCCAAAACTTCCTGCTCGACAAGAACATCCCGAAGAAGATCGTCCGAGAGTCGGGCATCAGGGAGGACGACCGGGTGCTGGAGATCGGCCCCGGCTTCGGCGCGCTCACGACGGCGATTCTCGAAACGGTGCCATCGTTCACCGCCGTCGAGAAAGACCCTGAGCTGGCGCGCTTCATCCGCGAGGAGCATCCCCAGATCGAGCTGATCGAGGGCGACTTCCTCAAGGTGCCGCTGGAACCGCTGGCTGGGGACGGCAAACTCGCCGTGCTCGGCAACATCCCCTACTCCATCACCAGCCCGATTCTCTTCCGCCTGCTCGACAACCGGCACTTGATCTCGTCCGCCACGCTGATGATGCAACACGAAGTCGCCCAGCGCATCGCCGCCGTGCCCGGCACGAAGGAGTACGGCATCCTCGCCGTGCAGATGCAGGCGTTCTGTGACGTGAAATATCTCTTCAAGGTAGGCCGAGCCGTCTTCAAACCCCGCCCGGAAGTTGACAGCGCCGTCATCCGCATGGTGCCGAAAGCCGCCGACCCGGTGGAAGACAGCGAAGGCTTCCGGCTCTTCGTCCGCCGAGCCTTCCACCAGCGCCGCAAAACGCTCTGGAACAATCTGAAGGAATACTACGACACCTCCGCCGTACCCGAAGCGACGCTCAAGCTGCGAGCGGAGGCACTGACGGTGACGGAGTTGGTGGAGCTGTTCGAAATGGTGCGGGTGATGAAAGAAGATGGTGAATAGATCGAGGAGATGAATACTATGATAATTTTGGCATACTTGATGCCCGCCTGTACTTTCGCACCACGAATGGAAGTCTTGGAAAGATAAGCACTTGTGATGCGAAAGCACAGGGAGATTAATGCTATGCCACAGGCTGGCGCTTACGGCGTTTTGCATATCCTATACCTATTATACCCAGCCCCATAAGCAGTGTAGCTGATGGCTCAGGAACAGGCACTAAATATCTGATATTTTGTGTAGAATTTATCAGGTTTCCAGTAATTGATAAAGATGCGGTACCTGTTGCAAAATCACCTAATGTACCACTTCCAAATCCAAATAATGTTTGAATATCTACACTACCCGAATAAGGTGTGTTGCCAGCACCTACTGCAAAAGCAAAATTTTTAGTCTGATTGATATCCTTCGAAGTTGCAGAACCGATTTGTTCAGGAGTTGGAGTAAATGCGGGTAATCCTGGCGCAGATATGACGGCATTGGATTTAACATAGGTATCAATACTTACTCCCCAAGGATCAAGAGCTAAAGTAGAATTAGATAATGATCCCATCCAATTCGCAGTAACATTAAGAGTAACTGAAGTCGGCAATGGGTCAAGTCGAGAACAATAATCTGAAGGCGCTTCATGAACATAAGATATAACAATATTACCACTTAAAGCATCAGAGGCACTTATAGATGTACCCATTGGGCCGGTGTTATCAACAAGGCTCTTCGCAGAATTTAATGGGCTGGTAGTAAAAATGAGTGGCTTGGTGTAATTTATCCAAGAACGCCAAAACACTAACCCCAACGTATGCCGAGCCTCATTACCCATTACCAGCAGTTATTAGGATTACCAGAAACATGGAAGGTGTCTGATGTCCGGCTGTCGACGTCCGGCCCCCGGATAGAAATCCATCTGGAGTATATCGGACCCAAAGTCGAATGCCCTGAATGCGGCAAGGCCGGACGAATTTATGACCTGGCGCCAGAACAACGGTGGCGGCATCTGGATACCATGGAGTACGAGACGCATCTGATAGCCAGGGTGCCTCGGTGTGAGTGCAAAGAGCACAGGATCAAGACAATTCAAGTTCCGTGGGCAACGCGCTATTCGCGCTACACCCTGAAGTTTGAAGCGCTTGCTGTCGAGTTGCTTCAGGAGTGTTCAAGCATTCAGTCGGCATCGAGGCTCTTGCGATTGAACTGGCATGCAACCAACGAGATCATGAACCGTGCAGTTAAGCGAGGCCTGAGCCGCCGGAATAAGGAGGCGATTGCTCATCTTGGTCTTGATGAAAAGAGCTTCCGGGCAGGCCATCAGTATGTGACGATCCTGAACGACCTGAAAGGTGGCCGGGTACTTGAGGTGGTCCAGAGCCGAACGACCGATGGAGCAGAAGCGCTACTCCTCAGCTTTGAAGCATCGCAACGCCAGGGTGTGAAATCGATCTCGATGGATATGTGGAAACCCTTCGCGATTGCTGCCAAAAAGCATCTGCCGCAGGCCGATATTGTGCATGACCGTTTCCATATCAGCAAATATCTGAACGAGGCGGTCGACACGGTTCGTCGCCAAGAGTCCCGTCAACTTCATCATGCAGGGGACAGGACTCTGATTGGCTCGAAATTCACCTGGCTGCGCAATCCGGAGAACATGACGGAAAGCCAGCGGACAAGCTTTGATCAATTGATGGCCTGTGAGCTGAAAACCGGAAAAGCCTGGTCGATGAAGAACATGTTTCGGGAGTTCTGGCGGCTGGGTTGTCGAGAGAGTGCAAGCTTCTTTTTCGATTACTGGTCTGAACGCGTTGACCAGTTAGCGTTGAAACCCATGATCAAGGTCAAAGAGCTGCTGAAGCGGCATCTCGACAACATCCTGAACTATTTCGAGCACGAAATGACCAACGCAGTTTCCGAAGGTCTGAACAGCAAGATCCAGTTGTACAAAGCATCGGCCCGTGGGTTCCACAGCTTTCACAGCTACCGCATAAGGATTTTGTTTTACTGTGGAAAGCTCAACATGGCTATTACCGGTTGACGTAATTGCTGACGAGCGTTACCATTAAATCTTACGAAGAACCCAAATTTTGTATAGTTTAAAAAATCTAATCCCTATAAAAGTATAGTATGATTGGTTATTCACAGATTATTGCGAATAATGGGTGGCACTTGCCATTTATTGCTACTCACTTGACAACGTCATATAATCCTCAAATATTCATTAGTCGATCATTAAGACCATTAACATTTAATTGATAAAAGTTTGAAGACTTCCTCACAATCCCTGTTTTTTTTCTCTTGATACAAAAATATACTTATCCGAATACACATCCCATGCATAATTAACAATATACTCATAATCTTCTGCCTTAAACACAACAACATTCTCCGGCCTTAGATATTCAAAGTCAGATATCTGAGTGTAATCATTAAATTCAATTTTAAGTTTTACAAATTTACCGCTCTTATCTGCATAAAACACCACCGGCCTTTCTTCAATATTTGCATAACCTGCATCACAATATTTTCCAACCGAATTTAAATATGACAATATTGGACTAAAATCATCACTTTTTGTTAAGTACAATATCTTAACAATATTATTAAAAGCATATTCTGCAAATCTTGAAAAAGGCACTTTTTTCACAACATCCATATAAGCATAAAATGCTTTTACGGGATCATTTTTCTGCATTAACGCATACGCTTTCCAGTTCAATGCATTATCGGCAGCATTACCATCAGGATAACGATAGACCACTTTATCAAAAGTATTTATAGCAGCATCATAGTCACCTATCCAAAGAAGATAATATAGACCTATTTCTGCCAATACGTCATCAGCTAAGGGATGATTTGGATATTGATTATATAACCCAACCAAAGTATTACGCATCATTTCACCTTTTGATGAATTCCTATAACAGAAGGCTTTCAACAATTCTATCTTTGGATAATCTATCGAGGAAGAAGCCATTTTATATTTATCAAAAAACACAACTGCATGATCCGCATCATAAATCATCCCCTTAAACGCTAAGCCCGATCTAAAAAAGTATTCCTGTTGTGATATCTTTTTTTCAGTGTATTTTTTTAACAACACAACATACTTTTCCAGTCCTCTAATGCGCAAATTTTCACGATCATAAAACAAGTTTTTTTTATTGTCTTGCACTTTTTTATAAATCCCCAAAGAAGCTACATATTTTTTTTGACTAAACGCTTGCCTTGCTCCATATAAATACAGCTCATTAATATCTATATTTTGCTGGATTTCCTTCGGCAACTGCTTGAATCTACTATCAGTATCATAATATGGGATCCTTTCATTAAAAAATTCTTTAACTGCACCGCTAACGGCCATTATAATAAAAGAATATGTTTTTTTATCAACTCGATTCTCTACCTCTTTAACCTTATTATACACATTATTCACACCTTTCATTGCGTCATCAATACTTGCTTCATAACCAACAGTACGTGTTAAATCCCTAAATGCAGTCTTAAGCAAGTTGCTTTTTTTATATTGATCAATAAATTCATTATATTCAGATATAGCATTTTTTATTTTTGGTTGCAACATGAAAAGTTTTTGATCCATTTCTTTTTTACTGATTTTTCCGATATACAATTCATACTGCAGTAATAATATAGGCTCCCTAACGTTCAGATAATAATAACGATATGCTTTAGAATAATATGCCTCTTCTTTTATGAATGAATGCGAATAATTCTTGATAATTATACTGTAATTATGCAAAAAATAATACGCATGATCAATAAACGCATCATTTGGATATTTTTGAATAATTCTTCTAAGAATTTTTTGCTGTGTCTCATGCATATCTTGATAGGGGTATAGGTCTTGTTCTAACAAACGCTTTATAGCGCCAGGATGAACACCCATCCATACATACGAAAGATCTTTTCTTGAAAATTCTTTTTTTAAGCTTTGTAATTACGCTTTCTGCATAATCCTCCCCTTTTTTAACTCTCATATAATATATTATATATGCCAAGTCATATCTATACCTAACATCATTATTTGGCAACCCATCATATCTTTTTAAAACAGTTTTTGAGTGCCTCCTCATAATCGCCAGCAGCAAAGTATACTGAGGTTTTATATCGACTTAAAAACTCTTTCCCCTCAGCTGTCGTAGGCCTAAAATCATTCAACAGTTCTTCAGCCTTTTTAATCTCATCACCTCTAAATAATCCAATTATTTTTTTGGTCTCAAGCTGTTCATAATAAGTCATTTCATCTAGTTTTGGCTCCCATGAACTTTCATAATATTTATCTATAATTTTTATATCACCTTCATTACCGTCTATGCGATATTTGGCTAAATTTGGCGACCACAAAAACAATGCAATAATTACAACAAGCGCTGTCAATACTAAAAGGACAACATGGATAATTAGCCGTTCTTTGGAAGAACGACCACTATTTGAAACCTGTCTATAAATCAAATAAATAATCCCAAGCGCAACCCCTGGTACACCTAATTTAACCAAGACTTCAAGCAACTGTATATCAGGCATGACTTATATATGTTTTTTGTAAAAAGCCCTAAATTAGGCCACTTTAAAAGATTAATATAAAGATTCTACGTAGAATTTCGTAGGTAAGCTCAAGGAGATTCGCTCAGGCAAGCATCCTGAAGACGGAATAAATTTTACTAAAAACCAAAATAAGTGTTTATAATAAAAAAGATTAGGCCGTTCTTGAGTTGATGAGTTGTGGCTTGAATAGAGTTTTACCTAAGGGACTTGAGGAAACTCGATTCACCCATACTCACCAATCACCCACGAAATTCCGCGAAGAACCATTTTTTTTACTTTACTCACATCCTCGCAATTCCAGGCCTCGACCGGAGCATTTGCCGTTGATGTGACGGCAGACTGGTCGCGCGGTTTTTGGCGTACCGGCTTGTTACGGCGAGTGGAAAATCCGCTCGAGTGCATCGCAAAATGTGATGATAGTACATGTTGTGTTGTGTATGTTTACCTTTTCGTGCTTACCTTTGGGGTAAATTCGTCAACCAGCCATTCGTGGACATGCGGGATTTTCAGCGGCTTCTCTTCTTGCTCAGCTCCGGCATCCGGCAGTCCGTCTCTCCCTTACCTTCATTAACCTCATAGTTCAAGGGGGCTTGCAGTATGTCACCATCCTATAGCGACGTTCATCGCCAATCGATTGAAAACCCGGAAGAGTTCTGGGGCGCGCTTGCCGAAAATCTCCACTGGTACAAGCCGTGGGAAAAGGTGCTCGACGATTCGAACCCGCCGTTCTATCGCTGGTTCACCGGCGGCGTGACCAACACCTGCTACAACGCGCTCGACCGGCACGTCGATGAGGGACGCGGCAACCAGACCGCCGTGATCTATGACAGCCCGGTGACCGGCACCATCGAGAAGTACACCTTCCGCGAGTTCCGCGACAAGGTGGCGCTCTTCGCCGGAGCGCTCCAGGCTCGCGGGGTGCGCAAGGGCGACCGCGTCATCATCTATATGCCGATGATCCCCGAAGCGCTCGTGGCGATGCTCGCATGCGCGCGGCTCGGCGCGATCCACTCGGTGGTCTTCGGTGGCTTCGCATCGCACGAGCTGGCGGTGCGCATCGACGACTGCAAGCCCAAGGTGATCGTGTCGGCCTCCTGCGGCATCGAGCATGGCAAGATCATCGACTACAAGCGTCTGCTCGACTTCGCCATCGAGCTGGCGCACTTCAAGCCGGAGATATGCATCATCCACCAGCGCGAGCAGCTCAAGGCGGAGCTGAACGAGGAGCGCGACATGACCTGGAAGCAGGCGCTGCTCGGCGTCGCTCCGGCGCAGTGCGTGCCGGTGGAATCGACCGATCCGCTCTATATTCTTTATACCTCCGGCACCACCGGCCAGCCGAAAGGCATCGTGCGCGACAACGGCGGCCACATGGTGGCGATGCAGTGGACGATGGAGAGCGTCTACAACGTCAAGCCGGGCGAGGTGTTCTGGGCGGCCAGCGACGTCGGCTGGGTGGTCGGCCACTCCTACATCGTCTACGCGCCGCTCCTGCACGGCTGCACCACCATCGTCTTTGAGGGCAAGCCGGTCGGCACGCCCGATCCCGGCACCTTCTGGCGCATCATCAGCGAGCACGACGTCTCGGTGCTCTTCACCGCGCCGACCGCCTTCCGCGCGATCAAGAAAGAGGATCCCGAAGGCAACTACATCCGCCGTTACAACTTCTCGAAGTTCCGGACGCTCTTCCTGGCGGGCGAACGGGCCGATCCCGACACGGTACGCTGGGCTGAAAAGCAGCTCGGGGTGCCGGTGATCGATCACTGGTGGCAGACCGAGACCGGCTGGGCCATCGCGGCCAACTGCCAGGGCATCGAACCCGGCCCGGTCAAGTACGGCTCGGCGTCGAAGGCCGTGCCGGGCTACGAGGTGAAGGTGGTCAACGAGGCGCTCGAAGAGCTGCCGTGCGGCACGATGGGCGACATCGTCGTGAAGCTGCCGCTGCCGCCGGGCACAATGACCTCGCTCTGGCGGGCGGACAACCGCTTCGTCGAGAGCTACATGCGCAACTTCCCCGGCTACTACCAGACCAGCGACGCGGGCTACATCGACGAGGATGGCTATATCTATATCATGTCGCGCACGGACGACATCATCAACGTCGCGGGCCACAGGCTCTCGACCGGTGCCATCGAGGCGGAGCTGTGCGAGCACCCGGACGTGGCCGAAAGCGCGGTGATCGGCGTGCACGACGACCTCAAGGGCGAGGTGCCGCTCGGCTTCCTCGTGCTCAAGTCGGGCGTCGATACGCCGCCGGAGCTGATCGTCAAGCACGTGATCGAGTACGTGCGCGAGAACATCGGGCCGGTCGCCTCGTTCAAGCAAGCGGTGATCGTCAAGCGGCTGCCGAAGACCCGGTCGGGCAAGATTCTGCGCTCCACGATGCGCAAGATCGCCAACTCGGAGGCCTACACCATGCCGCCGACCATCGACGATCCGGCAATCCTCGACGAGATCAAGGCGGCCCTTCAAACCATCGGCTATGCCAAAACTTCGTAAACAAACCACAACTCCGGCAACAGACGAACTCGTCGCCATAAAGGCGCGAAATCGGGCTGAAGCCGTTGATTATTTTGTTTTGCTCTGTCACCACCCCCGTTCCGAGAGTTTTCGGGACGGGGTGATTATCAAGTATCATCATTGACTGTAGACGAACCCCCGCCATGATCGACAGAATTGACCACATAGCCATCGCGGTAGAGAACCTCGACAGCGCCATCGACACCTGGATCAACATCCTCGGATGCGACCGTTCGGCGGTCACGATCCACGAGGTGCCGTCGGAAAAAGTGCGCGCGGCTTTCATTCCGCTAGGCCAGACGAAAATCGAGCTGCTCGAACCGCTTGGCGATGACGGCCCGATTGCTAAATTCCTTTCGAAGAACGGCGCGGGCATGCACCACATCGCGCTGGCGACCGATGGCGTTGAGGCGGATGCCAAACGGGTCACCGCGCTTGGCATCACGCCCCTCGGCGAGCCGTCGGCGGGCGCGGGCGGAAAGAAGATCGTCTTCCTCCATCCCCGCCAGACCAGTCGCGTGCTTGTCGAATTAGTCGAACCAAAACCCGATCATTCATTCATCCAGTGACCGTGAAACACTTCTTCCTGCCTTTCGAAAAAACCAAGGGGTTCAGCTACAGCGCAAGCTCCATCGAACGGCTGTCGGAATATGAAAAATACCAGCTCTCCTTTCACCCGGAACGCCCGAAGTACCTCGACTACCTCGCGGTTTTCGACAACGTGGAAGAGTGCCTGTCCAGCGACCTCCACGGCAGTTGCCTGATCCAGACGCACCGCGGCGAACTCCGCCGAAATGGCGCAGCGTGGCCGGTGATGCTCATAGGCCAGCAATCCGGCCCGACCTCTGATTTTGGCGAGCTGACCCGAATCATGCAGGACCAGGCCGAGGTCAAAAAGTGGAACCACGGCATGCCGACCCCGGCGGCGTATGCGAAAGCTGTTGAAGCCATCGCCATCGCCGAACGCGAAGGGCGCACCGTCATCACGGTGATCGACACCGCCGGAGCCGACCCGACCGAGGAGTCGGAAACCGGAGGCATTGCCTGGAAGATCGGGCGCTGCATGCAGGCGCTCGCCGAGGCGACCGTGCCGACAATCTCGGTCATCATCAATCGCGGATGCAGCGGCGGAGCCATCGCCCTGACCGGCTGCGACGCCGTGCTCGCAATGGAGTACTCGACCTACCTGGTCATCTCGCCCGAAGCGTGCTCGTCGATTCTGTTCCGCACGCGCGACAAGGCGAACCTCGCGGCGGAGATTTCGCAGATCACCTCGAAGGAGGGGCTGAACAACGGCATCGTGGATGAGCTGATTCCCGAACCGGCCGGCCCGGCGCATCGCTTCAAAAACGAGGCGCTCGAATCGTTCCGCGAGGTGGTGGGACTCTGGATCGAGGCATTCGCCAAAGCGCCCGCCGAGTCGCTTCAGGAGCGGCGAATCGAGCGCTGGCAGAAGATCGGTCAGTGGGAAACGACCACCGAGGAAGCGATTGCATGCTATGAAAAACGGGTATCCGGTTTCATTGCAAAACCGGAAGAGAATCTCTTCATCCCCCGCCACAAGCGCTGCCGGAACGGCGAAAAACGGCCGGTCGTCGATCCTGTGCTCTACAGCAAGCTCCTTGCCAACAACTTCGTCTGCTGCATCTGCGGATTCCGTTACACCCGGTTGACCGCGCACGACTACATCGATCTGCTGCTCGACGAGAACTCGTTCGCCGAACACACCGAGACGCGCTACATCGTTGACCGCGACATACTCGGCTTCCCGGAGTACGCCGACAAGCTGCGCGAAGCGCGCGAAAAGAACGGCATGACAACAGCGCTCATCACAGGCGACGGCAAAATCGACGGCAAGGAGGTGGTGCTCTGCGCCACGAGCTTTGGCTTCCTCGGCGGGTCGTTCTGCATGTCAACCGGCGAAAAAATCTGGCGGGCCTCGCGGATCGCCATCGAAAAGCGTCGTCCGCTCATCATCCAGGCTGCGGGCGGCGGTGCGCGAATGCACGAAGGGTGCTCCTCGATGGTCAGCATTCCGAAGATTCACCTCGCATTGTCGCTCGTCGAGCAGGCAGGATTGCCGGTCATCACCATCGTCACCGACCCGACGCTCGGCGGCGTGGCCATCGGCTTCGGATCGCGCGGCATCAGGATTTTCGAGCACAACGCGGGCAACATCGGCTTTTCGGGCAAGCGCGTCATCGAGCAGTATACCGGCAAGAAGACCTCGAAGGAGTTCCAGACCACCAACTGGCTCCAGACCAAGGGGATCGTCGATATGGTGGCCCATCCGCTCGAACTCAAAAACCGCATCGTCGAGATTATCGACAACCGGACGCAACGCCGGAACACCTGAACACCACGAACGATGAACGATACTGAATCGCTGTTTTCCGGATTTGCCTCCGTCGATCACGAACAATGGAAGTTAAAAGTGATCGAAGAGCTGAAAGGCGCGGACTTTTCGAAAATCGTCTGGAGGACGCCGGAGGGCTTCGCAATGGAGCCGTGGCTCAACCGCCACACCGCTGCGGCCGCGCCGGAGGTGCCGTTCGGACGCTCGACGAACCGCTGGCGCATCTGCCAGCAGATCGCAGTCGAGAGTCTTCTCGACGACCCGGCGCTGCTCGAAGAAGCGCTGACCGGCGGCGCGGAGGCCATCGAGATGCGCTCCGACGGAGTGCCGGAAAACGCTGAAATCGCGCGACTGCTCGAAGCGCTGCGAAGCATCGATCTGGCAAAGACAGCGCTCTACTTTTCAGGAGCCATCGGCGACCCGTCGGCACTGCTCGACTCGCTCGCGACATTGCCCGGCTTCGCCTCGAACTCCGGCGCGGTGCTCTTCGACGCGCTTTCGGCACCGGACACAAAACTGCCGATGCCGCCGCATTCGGGATTCCGCACGCTCGCGGTCGATACCACGCGCTTCCACGAAGCGGGCGCGACCATCACGCAGGAGCTTGCCATCGCGCTCTCGGGCGTGAGCGAGTGCATCAGCCGGCTGACCGACGCCGGAGTCGATGCCGCCGAGGCCGCCGCCGCCATCGAAATCGTCATTGCCGCCGGAACCAGCCACTTCCCCGAGCTTGCCAAGCTGCGGGCGCTCCGCGCGATGTGGCCACAACTGCTTGCCGCGTACGGCGTTGCGGCGGATGCGATGCCGGAGCCGCGCATTTTCGTGCGTTCTTCGACGCGCTCCATCTCGGCGCTCGACCCCTATACCAACATCCTGCGCCTCTCGACCGAAGCGCTCTCGGCGATTCTCGGCGGATGCGACACGCTCCAACTCGCGCCATTCGACCCCGCCGGTTCGGTCAGTGCGGAGTTTGCGGAACGGATCACGCGCAACATTCACCTGCTGCTGCGCGAGGAGTCGAACCTCGGCCACGTCATCGATCCCGCCGCCGGTTCGTTCTATATCGAAACCATGACCGCCACGCTCTGCCGCGAGGTTTGGGCGCTCTTCCAGCGGATCGAATCGGAAGGCGGCCTCGGCGTTGCCGAAGCGAACGGCTCCATCGCGACGATGATCGCGTCGGCGGCGAACGCGCGACGCAAGGCGATCTATACCCGCCGCCAGACGCTCGTCGGTATCAACCGCTACACCGTGCTGCCCGCCGCCGAAGTCGTGTCCGCGATCCGACAACACCCCGATGCGACGAAGGTCAGCGGCTACGAGCAGCTCCGGCTTCGCATGACAGCGCATGTTTCCGCCGGAGGCTCGACGCCGAAGGCCGCGCTCTGGCTGCACGGCGATCCGTCGAAAAGCTTGCGGGTGGCTGCCTTCGCCAAGGATTTCCTTCGAAGCGGCGGCTTCGAGGTAATGCCAGCCGTGACGCTCGACCCCAAAAGCTGCAACTGTCGGGCGCTTCTCCGCGACGAGCCGGAAATCGTCGTCTTCTGCTGGAGCGGCGACATCGATCCCGCGAGCATCTCGAAAGTTTGCGAAACGATTCAGGAGCTGAACAAAGCGACGGTAATCATCATGGCGGCCAAACCACCGGAAAACGCCGCCGAACTTCTGCGAGCGGGACTCGACCGCTTCATCCACCTCGGCAGCGACGCCTGCGCCGACCTGCTTTCGCTGCAACACAA
This genomic window from Chlorobaculum limnaeum contains:
- a CDS encoding methylmalonyl-CoA mutase family protein, translating into MNDTESLFSGFASVDHEQWKLKVIEELKGADFSKIVWRTPEGFAMEPWLNRHTAAAAPEVPFGRSTNRWRICQQIAVESLLDDPALLEEALTGGAEAIEMRSDGVPENAEIARLLEALRSIDLAKTALYFSGAIGDPSALLDSLATLPGFASNSGAVLFDALSAPDTKLPMPPHSGFRTLAVDTTRFHEAGATITQELAIALSGVSECISRLTDAGVDAAEAAAAIEIVIAAGTSHFPELAKLRALRAMWPQLLAAYGVAADAMPEPRIFVRSSTRSISALDPYTNILRLSTEALSAILGGCDTLQLAPFDPAGSVSAEFAERITRNIHLLLREESNLGHVIDPAAGSFYIETMTATLCREVWALFQRIESEGGLGVAEANGSIATMIASAANARRKAIYTRRQTLVGINRYTVLPAAEVVSAIRQHPDATKVSGYEQLRLRMTAHVSAGGSTPKAALWLHGDPSKSLRVAAFAKDFLRSGGFEVMPAVTLDPKSCNCRALLRDEPEIVVFCWSGDIDPASISKVCETIQELNKATVIIMAAKPPENAAELLRAGLDRFIHLGSDACADLLSLQHKTGVL